One stretch of Saccharopolyspora erythraea DNA includes these proteins:
- a CDS encoding CPBP family intramembrane glutamic endopeptidase, which yields MRNKPDDLTHDLLPARWGRAVLITGVALIVASATYLVLTGNTGIRYSADHTGTVPMWTRWVPALAGLLLALLIPGGSRAATPQPPAAGRTPPYPQAVVLITAAVAFAASLRLAGGGEPAHTLLKLALLLCVPAVAFWLLRRRGDATQPGHRRNTAPQPDASAPGDAETASWRRYGPLIPVAAWFALSFTGPFAIPPSDYGRTVDPVTLLVTIAVVFLVNSLLEEVFYRRWLQSTCEAVLGRRPAIVLAALLWASWHVGIQGTGTLADDLASVFVNQGVQGLFLGYLYSKHRLMWPILTVHGLTNSAPILLGLL from the coding sequence GTGCGAAATAAGCCCGACGACCTCACCCACGACCTGTTACCCGCCAGATGGGGACGAGCCGTCCTGATCACCGGAGTGGCGTTGATCGTGGCATCGGCGACATACCTGGTGCTGACCGGAAACACCGGCATCAGGTACTCCGCGGACCACACCGGCACGGTGCCGATGTGGACCCGGTGGGTGCCAGCCCTCGCCGGGCTCCTCCTGGCTCTGCTGATCCCCGGCGGAAGCCGCGCGGCCACGCCGCAGCCGCCCGCGGCAGGGCGGACACCGCCCTATCCGCAGGCGGTGGTCCTGATCACCGCGGCCGTCGCTTTCGCCGCATCGCTGCGACTGGCCGGCGGCGGGGAACCGGCGCACACGCTCCTCAAGCTCGCGCTGCTGCTCTGCGTCCCGGCCGTGGCGTTCTGGCTGCTGCGCCGCAGGGGCGACGCGACGCAGCCCGGCCACCGCCGGAACACAGCGCCACAGCCTGACGCTTCCGCGCCGGGCGACGCGGAAACGGCCTCCTGGCGTCGCTACGGGCCGCTGATCCCCGTCGCCGCCTGGTTCGCGCTCAGCTTCACCGGCCCGTTCGCGATTCCGCCCAGCGACTACGGCCGCACGGTCGATCCCGTCACGCTGCTGGTCACCATCGCCGTCGTGTTCCTGGTGAACAGCTTGCTCGAGGAGGTCTTCTACCGTCGCTGGTTGCAGTCCACCTGCGAGGCCGTCCTCGGCCGCCGGCCCGCGATCGTGCTGGCCGCACTGCTGTGGGCCTCCTGGCACGTCGGCATCCAGGGCACCGGAACGCTGGCGGACGACCTCGCCTCGGTGTTCGTCAACCAGGGCGTCCAGGGCCTGTTCCTCGGCTACCTCTACAGCAAGCACCGCCTGATGTGGCCGATCCTCACCGTCCACGGCCTCACGAACTCCGCCCCGATCCTGCTCGGCCTGCTGTGA
- the glgP gene encoding alpha-glucan family phosphorylase has product MRAVHRFTVRAHLPEALSALGTLATNLRWTWHPPTQDLFASVDPEVWSAVGGDPLRLLAEVPAGRLSRLARDEDFLARTRAVDDDLRRYLTVPRWYQQRQDEGGSLPDSVAYFSMEFGVAEALPNYSGGLGVLAGDHLKSASDLGVPMIGVGLLYRSGYFRQALSSEGWQVEHYPVLDPRALPLETVNDRAGSPVLVRVAMPEGRTLRARIWKAQVGRVPLLLLDTDLPENDDDLRGTTDRLYGGDADHRIRQEILAGVGGMRAVRAYCELTGHPQPAVFHTNEGHAGFLGLERVRELQDHHGLQFDEAVVAVRAGTVFTTHTPVPAGIDRFPVDLVRHYFSDGSAQALVPGVPTERVLALGAEENPGMFNMAHMGLRLAQRANGVSQLHGGVSRKMFRGLWPGFGTEEVPISSVTNGVHGPTWSARELGKLLGESEMDSGAGLRGMEPVSDSLLWELRCSLRQRLVDEVRRRLRHAWRQRGASDLELGWCDSVFDPDVLTIGFARRVPTYKRLTLMLRDTELLRELLLDSERPVQVVVAGKSHPADEGGKVMIQKIVQFADQADVRHRIVFLPDYDMALARYLVSGCDVWLNNPVRPLEACGTSGMKAALNGGLNLSVRDGWWDEMFDGHNGWAIPNADGVTDPNRRDDLEAAALYELISTQVAPAFYERNTDGVPGKWMSMVRHTLATLGPRVQSSRMVREYVDHHYVPAARSAAAVAVQGYSGAKEIADYRSRLSAAWTWVRIRDTEMAVEDGGTPLLGGQVVVRAQVDLAGLDPSDVNVEVVVGRVDDSDELHDFVTEPMELAEEGHYSATVTLPHAGPAGYTVRVLPKHPLLSGPAELGKVVLAGS; this is encoded by the coding sequence ATGCGAGCCGTCCACCGCTTCACCGTCCGCGCCCACCTGCCGGAGGCGCTGTCCGCGCTGGGCACCCTGGCCACCAACCTCCGCTGGACGTGGCATCCGCCGACGCAGGACCTGTTCGCGTCGGTAGACCCCGAGGTGTGGTCGGCGGTGGGCGGCGACCCGCTGCGGCTGCTTGCCGAGGTGCCTGCCGGACGGCTGAGCAGGCTCGCCCGCGACGAGGACTTCCTGGCTCGCACCCGCGCCGTCGACGACGACCTGCGCCGCTACCTCACCGTGCCGCGCTGGTACCAGCAGCGCCAGGACGAGGGCGGCTCGCTGCCGGACTCGGTCGCCTACTTCTCCATGGAGTTCGGGGTCGCCGAGGCGCTGCCGAACTACTCGGGCGGGCTGGGCGTGCTGGCGGGCGACCACCTCAAGTCCGCGTCGGACCTCGGGGTGCCGATGATCGGCGTCGGGCTGCTCTACCGCTCGGGCTACTTCCGCCAGGCGCTGTCCAGCGAGGGGTGGCAGGTGGAGCACTACCCGGTGCTGGACCCCCGCGCGCTGCCGCTGGAGACGGTGAACGACCGGGCGGGCTCGCCCGTGCTGGTGCGGGTCGCGATGCCCGAGGGCCGCACGCTGCGCGCGCGGATCTGGAAGGCGCAGGTCGGGCGGGTGCCGCTGCTGCTGCTCGACACCGACCTGCCGGAGAACGACGACGACCTGCGCGGCACCACCGACCGCCTCTACGGCGGCGACGCCGACCACCGCATCCGGCAGGAGATCCTGGCCGGGGTCGGCGGCATGCGCGCTGTCCGCGCCTACTGCGAGCTGACCGGCCACCCGCAGCCCGCGGTCTTTCACACCAACGAGGGACACGCCGGGTTCCTCGGCCTGGAACGCGTGCGCGAGCTCCAGGACCACCACGGCCTGCAGTTCGACGAGGCCGTGGTCGCCGTCCGGGCGGGCACGGTGTTCACCACGCACACCCCGGTCCCGGCCGGGATCGACCGCTTCCCGGTCGACCTCGTGCGCCACTACTTCAGCGACGGGTCGGCGCAGGCGCTGGTGCCGGGCGTGCCCACGGAACGCGTTCTGGCGCTGGGCGCCGAGGAGAACCCGGGCATGTTCAACATGGCCCACATGGGCCTGCGGCTCGCCCAGCGCGCCAACGGCGTCTCCCAGCTGCACGGCGGGGTCAGCCGCAAGATGTTCCGCGGCCTGTGGCCGGGGTTCGGGACCGAGGAGGTCCCGATCTCGTCGGTCACCAACGGCGTGCACGGACCCACCTGGTCGGCGCGCGAGCTGGGCAAGCTGCTCGGCGAGTCCGAAATGGACAGCGGAGCCGGGCTGCGCGGCATGGAACCGGTCAGCGACTCGCTGCTGTGGGAGCTGCGCTGCTCGCTGCGGCAGCGGCTGGTCGACGAGGTCCGCCGCAGGCTGCGCCACGCCTGGCGGCAGCGCGGTGCCTCGGATCTCGAGCTGGGCTGGTGCGACTCGGTCTTCGACCCCGACGTGCTGACGATCGGCTTCGCCCGCCGGGTGCCGACCTACAAGCGGCTGACGCTGATGCTGCGCGACACCGAGCTGCTCCGGGAGCTGCTGCTCGACTCCGAGCGCCCGGTGCAGGTGGTCGTCGCGGGCAAGTCGCACCCCGCCGACGAGGGCGGCAAGGTGATGATCCAGAAGATCGTCCAGTTCGCCGACCAGGCCGACGTCCGCCACCGCATCGTGTTCCTGCCCGATTACGACATGGCGCTCGCCAGGTACCTGGTGTCGGGCTGCGACGTCTGGCTGAACAACCCGGTGCGCCCGCTGGAGGCGTGCGGCACGTCGGGCATGAAGGCCGCGCTCAACGGCGGACTCAACCTGTCGGTGCGCGACGGCTGGTGGGACGAGATGTTCGACGGCCACAACGGGTGGGCGATCCCCAACGCCGACGGCGTCACCGACCCGAACCGCCGCGACGACCTGGAGGCCGCGGCGCTCTACGAGCTGATCTCCACCCAGGTCGCCCCGGCCTTCTACGAGCGCAACACCGACGGCGTGCCGGGCAAGTGGATGTCGATGGTGCGCCACACCCTCGCCACGCTCGGGCCGCGCGTGCAGTCGTCGCGGATGGTGCGGGAGTACGTCGACCACCACTACGTGCCCGCCGCGCGCTCGGCCGCCGCGGTGGCGGTGCAGGGCTACAGCGGTGCCAAGGAGATCGCCGACTACCGCAGCAGGCTCTCGGCGGCGTGGACCTGGGTGCGCATCCGCGACACCGAGATGGCCGTCGAGGACGGCGGCACGCCGCTGCTGGGCGGTCAGGTGGTCGTGCGGGCGCAGGTCGACCTCGCAGGCCTCGACCCGTCGGACGTCAACGTCGAGGTCGTGGTCGGCAGGGTCGACGACTCCGACGAGCTGCACGACTTCGTCACCGAGCCGATGGAGCTGGCGGAGGAGGGGCACTACTCGGCGACGGTGACCCTGCCGCACGCCGGGCCCGCGGGCTACACGGTGCGGGTGCTGCCGAAGCACCCGCTGCTGTCGGGCCCGGCGGAGCTCGGCAAGGTCGTCCTCGCGGGGTCGTGA
- a CDS encoding peptidase produces the protein MGARRFVAALIASVAALGACSAPPAQPPSVAVRAVDPSFVHGTDGGETDRLAATVVTDVQEYWKAQYPATFGGPWRPVDGGFFSVDTANTTADAPPCSGDAADVEGNAYYCATVDAVAWDRTALLPVLREHYGEAAVVVVLAHELGHAVQQRSGAGTDDPRRTEAMADCYAGSFVRWAADGRAPHLRVRPDQLDGAMRALTVFRDPIGADQAADPHGTAFDRVSAFQDGYRGGPGRCAQPSPALPAKAPEEPNRPVPEALAAPDVRDYFTGLVNRRGARWPAPPVTTDPGERCGEVAVEYCTDPARVAVDEPALAAVDHDIGDQAITTLVASRYAVAALDALGLPAHGVEGGRRASCLAGAFTGRAALSPGDLDEAVEVLLAGNGVSRDIDGVNALTGFDRFLAFREGALGGPGACGLR, from the coding sequence GTGGGTGCACGGCGGTTCGTGGCGGCGCTGATCGCGTCGGTGGCTGCGCTGGGCGCGTGTTCGGCGCCTCCCGCGCAGCCCCCGAGCGTGGCGGTGCGGGCCGTCGATCCGTCCTTCGTGCACGGAACCGACGGCGGCGAGACCGACCGGCTCGCGGCCACCGTCGTCACCGACGTGCAGGAGTACTGGAAGGCGCAGTACCCGGCGACCTTCGGCGGGCCGTGGCGGCCGGTCGACGGCGGGTTCTTCTCGGTCGACACCGCGAACACGACCGCCGACGCGCCGCCGTGCTCGGGCGATGCCGCCGACGTCGAGGGCAACGCCTACTACTGCGCCACCGTCGACGCCGTCGCCTGGGACCGCACCGCGCTGCTGCCCGTGCTGCGCGAGCACTACGGGGAGGCCGCCGTCGTGGTCGTGCTCGCCCACGAGCTCGGCCACGCCGTGCAGCAGCGCTCCGGCGCGGGCACCGACGACCCGCGGCGCACCGAGGCGATGGCCGACTGCTACGCCGGTTCGTTCGTCCGGTGGGCGGCCGACGGGCGCGCCCCGCACCTGCGCGTCCGGCCGGACCAGCTCGACGGCGCGATGCGCGCGCTCACGGTCTTCCGCGACCCGATCGGCGCCGACCAGGCCGCGGACCCGCACGGCACCGCCTTCGACCGGGTCTCCGCGTTCCAGGACGGCTACCGAGGAGGTCCTGGGCGCTGCGCGCAGCCGAGCCCCGCGCTGCCCGCGAAGGCGCCGGAGGAACCGAACCGGCCGGTGCCCGAGGCGCTGGCCGCGCCGGACGTCCGTGACTACTTCACCGGCCTGGTGAACCGCCGCGGTGCGCGGTGGCCGGCTCCCCCGGTCACCACCGACCCAGGTGAGCGATGCGGGGAGGTGGCCGTGGAGTACTGCACCGACCCCGCGCGGGTGGCCGTCGACGAGCCCGCGCTGGCCGCGGTCGACCACGACATCGGGGACCAGGCGATCACCACTCTCGTCGCGTCCCGGTACGCCGTCGCCGCGCTCGACGCCCTGGGCCTGCCCGCGCACGGTGTGGAAGGCGGGCGCCGCGCGTCCTGCCTGGCGGGCGCCTTCACGGGCCGGGCCGCGCTCTCCCCCGGCGACCTCGACGAGGCGGTCGAGGTGCTGCTCGCGGGCAACGGCGTCTCGCGCGACATCGACGGCGTCAACGCGCTCACCGGCTTCGACCGGTTCCTCGCCTTCCGCGAAGGCGCGCTCGGTGGTCCCGGCGCCTGCGGGCTGCGCTGA
- a CDS encoding neutral zinc metallopeptidase yields MITCAALVAGCSQAVSGTPTTPGGFATDTVAGLPAANGPSGPKAGAPEASMPVEGTDNGEMDKLARNAVADVDEFWAEEFPDAFGGKKFDPVKRLVSYDSAGPGATVCGENTAGLVNAFYCPTDDLIAWDRGGLLPQLESSFGSMSVVAVIAHEMGHAIQHRAGIVTANDPTIVLEQQADCFTGAYFRHVAEDRSKYFEVSTGEGLNQVMGVLSSIRDPIGSDFKDTSAHGSSFDRVTAFQYGFSDGAKRCADMDAADVKQRTTQFEFWKQGQESDLPISQENIDVVEKSLQEVFKDTGAEPPSITTSRTACSGVEATNPAGYCPDTNTVSLNMEELRKIGTPPAQDEAATGYGDFAAYAQVASRYALSVQKAAGLSLDDEAAGLRTACLVGSWSGLLIEDPIGQRNPVGKLRVAPGDIDEGVAALLGEDSLIAANVNGEQVPAGFARVEAFRVGFQEGFAPCSAKYGG; encoded by the coding sequence GTGATCACGTGCGCCGCGCTGGTCGCAGGCTGTTCGCAGGCGGTCAGCGGCACCCCGACCACTCCCGGCGGGTTCGCCACCGACACGGTGGCCGGACTGCCCGCCGCCAACGGACCCAGCGGCCCGAAGGCGGGCGCACCGGAGGCGAGCATGCCGGTCGAGGGCACCGACAACGGCGAGATGGACAAGCTGGCCCGCAACGCCGTCGCCGACGTCGACGAGTTCTGGGCCGAGGAGTTCCCGGATGCCTTCGGGGGCAAGAAGTTCGACCCCGTCAAGCGACTGGTCTCCTACGACTCGGCGGGTCCCGGCGCCACCGTCTGCGGTGAGAACACCGCCGGTCTGGTCAACGCCTTCTACTGCCCCACCGACGACCTGATCGCGTGGGACCGCGGCGGGCTGCTGCCGCAGCTGGAGAGCAGCTTCGGGTCGATGTCGGTGGTCGCGGTCATCGCGCACGAGATGGGCCACGCCATCCAGCACCGGGCGGGCATCGTCACGGCCAACGACCCGACCATCGTGCTGGAGCAGCAGGCCGACTGCTTCACCGGCGCGTACTTCCGGCACGTCGCCGAGGACAGGTCGAAGTACTTCGAGGTCTCCACCGGTGAGGGCCTCAACCAGGTGATGGGCGTGCTCAGCTCGATCCGCGACCCGATCGGCAGCGACTTCAAGGACACCAGCGCGCACGGCAGCTCGTTCGACCGGGTCACCGCCTTCCAGTACGGCTTCTCCGACGGCGCGAAGCGCTGCGCCGACATGGACGCCGCCGACGTCAAGCAGCGGACCACCCAGTTCGAGTTCTGGAAGCAGGGCCAGGAGTCCGACCTGCCCATCTCGCAGGAGAACATCGACGTGGTCGAGAAGAGCCTGCAGGAGGTCTTCAAGGACACCGGCGCCGAGCCGCCGTCGATCACCACGAGCCGGACCGCGTGCAGCGGGGTCGAGGCGACGAACCCCGCGGGCTACTGCCCGGACACCAACACGGTGTCGCTGAACATGGAGGAGCTGCGCAAGATCGGCACGCCTCCGGCGCAGGACGAGGCCGCCACCGGCTACGGCGACTTCGCCGCCTACGCCCAGGTCGCGTCCAGGTACGCGCTGTCGGTGCAGAAGGCCGCCGGGCTCTCGCTCGACGACGAGGCCGCGGGCCTGCGCACGGCCTGCCTGGTCGGGTCGTGGAGCGGGCTGCTGATCGAGGACCCGATCGGCCAGCGCAACCCCGTCGGCAAGCTGCGGGTCGCCCCCGGTGACATCGACGAGGGCGTGGCCGCGCTGCTCGGCGAGGACAGCCTGATCGCGGCGAACGTCAACGGCGAGCAGGTGCCCGCGGGCTTCGCGCGGGTCGAGGCGTTCCGGGTCGGCTTCCAGGAGGGCTTCGCCCCCTGCAGCGCCAAGTACGGCGGCTGA
- the trxA gene encoding thioredoxin, translating to MAGAVDLSALKSRADASARGGNQQPAANGEAGAAPPAGGSVIDVTEATFQAEVVERSMQVPVVVDLWATWCGPCKQLSPVLERLAEEAGGSWVLAKIDVDANPRIAQLFQVQSVPTVIAIAGGQPVEAFAGAQPEPQIRQWINSLLDALRDQLPGIGQAEAAAGGAAPAEQEEDPRFTAAEEALERGDYAAAEAAYQQILEAEPANELAKAALSQVRFSARAESADPSAVERADAAPDDLDAQLAAADAEVAVQRVEEAFDRLVRTVKRTSGDDRNRVREHLVEMFELFPEGDERVTAARRALASALF from the coding sequence ATGGCGGGTGCAGTCGACCTGTCGGCCCTCAAGAGCAGGGCCGACGCCTCCGCGCGCGGAGGCAACCAGCAGCCCGCCGCCAACGGCGAGGCCGGTGCGGCGCCCCCCGCGGGCGGTTCGGTCATCGACGTGACCGAGGCGACCTTCCAGGCCGAGGTTGTCGAGCGCTCCATGCAGGTTCCCGTGGTGGTGGACCTGTGGGCCACCTGGTGCGGGCCGTGCAAGCAGCTCTCGCCGGTGCTGGAGCGGCTCGCCGAGGAGGCCGGCGGCAGCTGGGTGCTGGCCAAGATCGACGTCGACGCCAACCCCCGGATCGCGCAGCTGTTCCAGGTGCAGTCGGTGCCGACGGTGATCGCCATCGCGGGCGGCCAGCCGGTCGAGGCGTTCGCCGGGGCGCAGCCGGAGCCGCAGATCCGGCAGTGGATCAACTCGCTCCTGGACGCCCTGCGCGACCAGCTCCCGGGCATCGGGCAGGCCGAGGCCGCCGCGGGCGGTGCCGCACCGGCCGAGCAGGAGGAGGACCCGCGGTTCACCGCGGCCGAGGAGGCGCTGGAGCGCGGCGACTACGCGGCGGCCGAGGCGGCCTACCAGCAGATCCTCGAAGCCGAGCCGGCCAACGAGCTGGCCAAGGCCGCGCTGTCGCAGGTGCGCTTCAGCGCCCGCGCCGAGAGCGCCGACCCGTCGGCGGTCGAGCGCGCCGACGCCGCGCCGGACGACCTCGACGCCCAGTTGGCGGCCGCCGACGCCGAGGTCGCGGTCCAGCGGGTCGAGGAGGCCTTCGACCGGCTGGTGCGCACCGTCAAGCGCACCTCGGGCGACGACCGCAACCGCGTCCGCGAGCACCTGGTGGAGATGTTCGAGCTGTTCCCCGAGGGCGACGAGCGCGTGACCGCCGCGCGCCGTGCCCTGGCCAGCGCCCTGTTCTGA
- a CDS encoding MTH1187 family thiamine-binding protein, which yields MLLAFSVAPANSGDGVSEAVAAAVRVVRDSGLPYETTAMFTTIEGEWDEVMDVVKRATEAVSSRSPRTSLVIKADIRPGYTGQLRQKVERINEHLEQD from the coding sequence GTGCTGCTCGCATTCAGCGTGGCCCCGGCGAACTCAGGTGACGGCGTCAGCGAGGCGGTCGCGGCGGCGGTCCGGGTGGTGCGCGACTCGGGTCTGCCATATGAGACGACCGCGATGTTCACCACCATCGAGGGCGAGTGGGACGAGGTGATGGACGTCGTGAAGCGGGCCACCGAGGCGGTGTCCTCGCGCTCGCCGCGCACCAGCCTTGTGATCAAGGCCGACATCCGCCCCGGCTACACCGGCCAGCTGCGGCAGAAGGTCGAGCGGATCAACGAGCACCTTGAACAGGACTGA
- a CDS encoding MarR family winged helix-turn-helix transcriptional regulator, with protein sequence MSTRSPLPFDPIARAAELWAERVGPSTTMAAVTSVMRVQQILQSAVDTALRPHNLTFARYEALVLLSFSRRGSLPMRVMGDRLQLHPTSVTNIVDRLEQDDLVRRVPHPTDRRTTLVEITDEGRDLVKRATESVTEIDFGLRGVTERQTQQLTDLLGKVRHAAGDF encoded by the coding sequence ATGAGCACTCGTAGTCCGCTGCCCTTCGACCCCATCGCCCGCGCGGCGGAGCTCTGGGCCGAGCGGGTCGGCCCGTCCACGACGATGGCCGCCGTCACCAGCGTGATGCGAGTCCAGCAGATCCTGCAGTCCGCGGTGGACACCGCGCTGCGCCCGCACAACCTGACCTTCGCCCGCTACGAGGCGCTGGTGCTGCTGAGCTTCTCCCGGCGGGGCAGCCTGCCGATGCGGGTGATGGGCGACCGCCTCCAACTGCACCCGACCAGCGTCACCAACATCGTCGACCGGCTGGAGCAGGACGACCTGGTCCGGCGGGTGCCGCATCCGACCGACCGGCGCACGACGCTGGTGGAGATCACCGACGAGGGACGAGACCTGGTCAAGCGGGCCACCGAGTCGGTGACCGAGATCGACTTCGGCCTGCGCGGGGTCACCGAGCGCCAGACCCAGCAGCTCACCGACCTGCTCGGCAAGGTCCGGCACGCCGCGGGCGACTTCTGA
- a CDS encoding DUF3817 domain-containing protein, which produces MPSSHGGWFRLVAVAEAVSWAALLLAMAAKYGLGQPLGVTVAGWVHGVVFTAYVVTCLVVFSPLRWRFRVLVLALVASVPPLASVWFERWARRRGLLERHESQEPTFWGRVGYALRTLN; this is translated from the coding sequence GTGCCGAGTTCGCATGGCGGTTGGTTCCGGTTGGTCGCGGTCGCGGAGGCGGTGTCCTGGGCGGCGCTGTTGCTGGCGATGGCCGCGAAGTACGGCCTGGGGCAGCCGCTCGGCGTCACCGTCGCGGGCTGGGTGCACGGCGTGGTGTTCACCGCCTACGTGGTGACCTGCCTGGTCGTGTTCAGCCCGCTGCGCTGGCGGTTCCGCGTGCTGGTGCTCGCGCTGGTCGCGTCGGTGCCGCCGCTGGCGTCGGTGTGGTTCGAGCGCTGGGCCCGGCGGCGCGGTCTGCTGGAGCGGCACGAGTCGCAGGAGCCGACGTTCTGGGGCCGTGTCGGCTACGCCCTGCGCACCCTGAACTGA
- the cutA gene encoding divalent-cation tolerance protein CutA, with protein sequence MADHVQVVTTVDSEQAAAELARGVVEAHLGACVQVVPIRSFYVWEGTAQDDPEWQLQIKTSATRMEALVEHIRARHSYDVPEIIATPIVTGNADYLAWVDQETRPAV encoded by the coding sequence ATGGCTGACCACGTGCAGGTCGTGACGACCGTCGATTCCGAGCAGGCCGCCGCCGAGCTGGCGCGCGGGGTGGTCGAGGCCCACCTCGGCGCGTGCGTCCAGGTGGTGCCGATCCGCAGCTTCTACGTGTGGGAGGGCACCGCCCAGGACGACCCCGAATGGCAGTTGCAGATCAAGACCTCGGCGACCCGGATGGAGGCGCTGGTCGAGCACATCAGGGCCCGCCACTCCTACGACGTGCCCGAGATCATCGCCACGCCGATCGTCACGGGCAACGCCGACTACCTGGCGTGGGTCGACCAGGAGACCCGCCCGGCGGTGTGA
- a CDS encoding glycoside hydrolase family 47 protein: protein MLRLLGGAAVAGGVLAAGAPVASAAPAGERRNWKPVADDVRREFLWAWRQYVEHALGADHIKPISGGREDFFVPGHSIGLSAVEAVDTLWLMEADEEVGQAVDWITGNLDFDIDAPFQVFETNIRMVGGLAAAYHCTGDRRLLELAVDVADRLMPAFTESPTGLPYRYVNLATGAVSRPDTNIVEVGTYVAEFGVLSEWTGDRRYFDVAKEAMRVVHDKRTPLGLLPHDIDAETGRWRNRIATVGPPGDSYYEYLWDGYALFGDEEMRRWYETLTGAILAHQAEGHGGHLWFPQVDAYTGAVADRGQSVLASFYAGLLGESGRVEQGRAYHDGWNAAQDRFGVLPSTLDYRTMSAPDPSNALRPEFADSALALWLATGDEVFRERAHTHFRNMVASSKTKHGFASLTDVTANPPAQEDTCPGYWWSEQMKYYWLLFSGTPRVDYRELYLSTEANLLRGARRS from the coding sequence GTGCTTCGCCTGCTCGGCGGCGCCGCCGTCGCAGGAGGCGTCCTCGCCGCCGGAGCGCCGGTCGCCTCCGCCGCTCCGGCAGGGGAGCGCCGGAACTGGAAGCCGGTCGCCGACGACGTCCGCCGGGAGTTCCTGTGGGCTTGGCGGCAGTACGTGGAGCACGCGCTGGGCGCGGACCACATCAAGCCGATCTCCGGTGGCCGCGAGGACTTCTTCGTGCCGGGCCACTCCATCGGCCTCAGCGCCGTCGAGGCGGTGGACACGCTGTGGCTGATGGAGGCCGACGAGGAGGTCGGCCAGGCCGTGGACTGGATCACCGGCAACCTCGACTTCGACATCGACGCGCCCTTCCAGGTCTTCGAGACCAACATCCGGATGGTCGGCGGCCTGGCCGCGGCCTACCACTGCACCGGCGACCGGCGGCTGCTGGAGCTCGCCGTCGACGTCGCCGACCGGCTCATGCCCGCCTTCACCGAGTCGCCGACCGGGCTGCCGTACCGCTACGTCAACCTCGCGACCGGCGCGGTCAGCCGCCCGGACACCAACATCGTCGAGGTCGGCACCTACGTCGCGGAGTTCGGCGTGCTCTCCGAGTGGACCGGCGACCGCCGCTACTTCGACGTCGCGAAGGAGGCGATGCGGGTCGTCCACGACAAGCGGACCCCGCTCGGACTCCTGCCGCACGACATCGACGCCGAGACCGGTCGGTGGCGCAACCGGATCGCCACCGTCGGGCCGCCCGGCGACTCCTATTACGAGTACCTGTGGGACGGCTACGCGCTCTTCGGCGACGAGGAGATGCGCCGGTGGTACGAGACGCTGACCGGCGCGATCCTCGCCCACCAGGCCGAGGGCCACGGCGGGCACCTGTGGTTCCCGCAGGTCGACGCGTACACGGGCGCGGTCGCGGACCGCGGGCAGAGCGTGCTGGCGTCCTTCTACGCCGGGCTGCTCGGCGAGTCCGGGCGCGTCGAGCAGGGCCGCGCCTACCACGACGGGTGGAACGCGGCCCAGGACCGGTTCGGCGTGCTGCCCTCGACGCTGGACTACCGCACGATGTCGGCGCCGGACCCGAGCAACGCGCTCCGGCCGGAGTTCGCGGACTCGGCACTGGCGCTCTGGCTGGCCACCGGCGACGAGGTCTTCCGCGAACGCGCGCACACCCACTTCCGCAACATGGTGGCGAGCTCGAAGACGAAGCACGGCTTCGCCAGCCTGACCGACGTCACCGCGAATCCGCCCGCGCAGGAGGACACCTGCCCGGGCTACTGGTGGTCGGAGCAGATGAAGTACTACTGGCTGCTGTTCTCCGGCACCCCGCGCGTCGACTACCGCGAGCTTTACCTGTCCACCGAGGCGAATCTGCTCCGGGGCGCCCGGCGGTCCTGA